The Raphanus sativus cultivar WK10039 chromosome 2, ASM80110v3, whole genome shotgun sequence DNA segment tctcttttaataatatagatagattaaTCTCTCAGCCAAAAacttgtgtatatatataaagatcatACGTTATGAAAAAAGGACAAGGTCTTACTcagttcaaaaagaaaagacaaggTCCTACTTAATGAAAGGGAAAAACGCcatttaaatcctaaactttcaaaaataagcTAAAAAGCTCCAACTTCTAAACAAGCTaaataaatcctaaactttttaaaaatttccaaaataatCATAAACTTCCATTGACTCAGCCTTTTTAACTATATCGAAGTCAAACGTTAAATAAACATAAGCGTCTGTTAAATAGTAAAACGGTGCATTTTGATGACTCATTAAAATTAAGAACTATGCTCTGAGGCGTGAGCCCTATTTCCCATAACCAACTAAATCCGAAAAAATTCCAGTGATTACAGAAAGAAAGTAGGTGAAGATCTTTGGAACTTGAAAATATTAATGACGTAGAGGAATAAGCTTGTAACGAGACGAGCTAAAACGCACCGTGAAGATAGACATGATCAAAGGAGCGTGAGCATGAGCAAGAGCTTTATTCATCATGTCGTGTGGCATGAGAGGAACATGCCTATGTCTCAGAAAACGTCAACAACCGAAGCCGGGGTTATTGCTCATGTCGATCCTCTGGTTCGTGATCGTCTCATCTCCATTCCGCCATCTTCGCAAACATCCCCTTCTTTACTGCAGGTTTTCTATCGCATCCCACCTCCTGTTCCATAAatgttttctctattttatAATTGCTTTCTCTGTTTCCATTTCGTTCTTGATGTAATAAGTGGATGTCCACAAACTTGGTCGAGAGAAACGTTTGATGGCATGTTCTAGTTGCTTAGACACAGCCAAAACAAAACCACATGGGGAAATCCAACAGCTGAAAGGGAACCAAAGAGGCCAAGGGGTCGGCCAAGGCTTCAATATGCAGTATAATTTGCTTTCTAAGtttcattttttcttgtttttactTATTCTTGCAATTTTTGTTGGAGAAACCAACACAAGGACTTTCCCATGGTTTTTCTCAAGAACAATCACAAGCTTGATCAAGTGTTCTATTGGTATAGTGACTCACGGTCTTCATCTCTTTTGTTACGTCACGAATCTAAATTCCTTTGTATTTTGTTGTGTCATGAGTATTTTGTTATGTAATAGTACACAATCCTTAAACCCTTTTGTTATGTACTGCTTCAAAACTCTTATGTCAAATGTTCCTTGTTATTAGTGGTTCCTTGTTATTAGTGGTTCTAAACTCCATGCTTTGTGATGGTTCACAATCCTTACCTTGTCGTTTTGTCAAAACCAAAAGACCATTATAAGATAATCAGCAACATGGTCGAGAAAAACACACAAATTTGTACAGAATTACCATGAACAACAGCCTAAGCATCATCAGCAATTGAAGTTCACTTTTACAATCTCAGCACATATACGTTTGTTGGGAAATTCAAGAGTCTTATCTGAACATATggtgaaaaagaaatatttctGCTATTAGAGACTGCAGTccatttgttcaaaaaaaaaaagactgcaGTCCACGAAGAAGAAAGGAGGAAACTCTTAATTTTAATGAGTCACTAAAACTCACCGTTTTACTAATTAACAGATGTTTTACGTCTAATTAACGTTGACTTCGATATGATTAAAAAGGCTGAGTCAACAGAAGTTTAGGATTAATTTgagaaaaatttgaaaattcaagATTTATTTGGCTTACTTAAAAATTGaagtttttttggtttagttttgaaaGTTCGGGATTTAAATGGTGTTTTCCCCCTTAATAAAATCACCTAATGAGTACAaatttttgacaaaaatataGAACAAGATTTTAGCGAAAAGGCCTAGATGAGAACCGAAGATAAAAACAATAGTTCGTATTGTACTATAGCCCAAAATAAGTCCTTCGTTTTTTATTGGGCTCTAATTCTTTTTATTGGGCTTTGATTCTAGAAGAACGTTTTAGTGAAGATAATTTGTCAAAGATTTAAACTTTGATAGCAGAAATCTTCCTACCGGCCACTTCACCACTTTGTGCTCATTTTCTATCAATCTTAGTTGAATTGACAGAACATTATCATAAACATTATGTTTTTCATTATCCAATCTGCTACAAGAGCATTTAGAATAGTGTTTAACATATGTAAATACTTTTCAAATGCTCTCTACAcaatagaaaaaaatttaaaacttttaatagaacatttgcatttaaaattataaaaataaaaataatttagtatgatttatttatttatttaataatgttacaaattatatttatatatataattaaatttatattttaaaacaaaagtaaattaaaaataaaataattttaaatttttagaagaataaattttacatttaaaatataagtgtatatattattaaatatgatatattattgtcaatataaatataaaaaatataaaatatattataaatataaatacatttctagtatttaaaaataaacaaattaaatatcatatattaattttatataatagttttctaaataaatcatctaccaatcactttattaaaaatatttagaagaGCATACTGTTTATGTAGCATATTGTACTGGTACTGCTTTGTGAGTCTGTGACTACTAATATATTCAGAATTTCATTTTTCCTCTAAGCTAAATAAAATCCATATATTTTTGGGACAGAAGCCGTTATACATTCGGCTTATGCGGTGTACGTCTGAAACTGATATAAAAACGATCTGGCTTATATTAAgagtaatatataaagaatgaagAAAGTGATTAGAAGTCTAGAACTAAGTACATTAGAGCACTTAAGATCATAATAACACCTGACATAATATGCAGTGTGCAGAGACTTAGCGATGCTTAGGAGATGTGGCTTATATATGTCGTGGACTACGGAAGCTCCGGTGAAAAGGGAAACAACGATGAAGACTAGGTATAGACAATGCCAGTGAGAAGGGAAACAGCGATGACGACTATAGACAATGCCAGAGACGGAGTTCTCGTCTTGTTCATTCTTTTTGGGCTCTGCTTTCAGCTAAAGATCGGTGATGGAAAGCTCTTGGCCAATCAAGCCTTTTGCTTATCACACAAATAAAGATATCTAAATATCAAAgtgcatatatatatcaacACAATCTttgcaaaaaagaaaacatttacaTCAAAAGAAAAGGGGAGAAAGATCAGGAGAGGTGGGCGCAACAAAACTAAGAGCCCACAACTATGCTTACATCCCACGGGCCATACATACATCAATACCAACTACAAACATGTCGGGAAACTCAAACCAAACAAAAGTCACACAACCGGTTTAACTCAAAAAGTTATCAGCCGGTTCTAGCCGATTTACTTTACCGGTAATACCAATATTACCGGTAACTTCAAATTCGAGTGATATAGAGTCACAGCGAATGCTCCAATACATATAAACCATCTCCGACAGCAAATGTTTACCAAGTTTTGCCTGAAGATGTTTGTTGTAGATCGTGCTTGTACGTTCCTTGCGCAGCACGAAGCTTTAGATGAGAAAACTAAAACTACGTGGTTTTCTCAATAGTATTGCCTTATATATCGGACCCTAGACAGAACTCATGCTCCTTCTCCTCTTGACAGAGTTGACCTTATCGAGCCTCCACTCGCCTCTGAGCCTGGCGATGAAGTTGTCCGCTTTCGCGTTAACGTCCGGGCTTGGACAGAACCCGCCGCCACTATTCACGGCGACGTTGCTTTCCTCTCGGGCATCAGATCGTGTGAGTTCTAGACCCCAGCCTAGATCGATCACTTCTCGCTCAGGTGAGCTACATCTGGAGCTCTGATTACTCCTTATCATCGCGAAATCACCACTCACCACGAACTTCAGCGGTGGCACCCTAAACGGAGGCGGCGGAGGCGGAGGTGGTGTGGTTTGAGTTAATTGGTAGCTGCTCTCTTCGTTTAAATTTGTCTGTTTAGCAGGACGCGGAGGTCTACTCGATTTCACACTCCGTGGTGGTGTCTGAGGATCCGTTTGGATCTTCCTCGGCGGTGGAGGCGGAGGCGGCGCCGGAATGGAGTGAATCTTTTTGCTCTTAGCTCCTTTCTTAAACAATCCGTAGAACACTGACTGTGGCGAACGTAGCGGAGGCGGTGGTGGAGGTGGCGGTGGTATAGACGATTGATATTGCGGTGGttccatctccaccaccaccggagattctcttctctcttttctcttttgtttcttcttcctctttcctTGATTATACAGAGAAGCGAACACCATTTTAATCTCTTTAGCCGCATTGCTCTTTCTTCGCTGAAGTGTCCTCGGCGGCGGCGGTGGCGGCGGAGGTGGTGACGGCGGTGGTCGAAGCGTTCGCTTAAATCTGGTAGAGTCAGAACTAGTCTCACTGCGTTTCGACCTTTCTTGCGTATCTGTCTTTCTAACGGAACGATGAGTCCTTCGAAGAGGTGGAGGATTAGGCGGCGGTGGTGCCGGTGGTTGTTGCGACGGCGTTACAACGACCTTATCAACCGTTATTTCCTTAGCCTCAGATTCTTCGATTTCAGTTTTAGAAAGACTCCGAAACTGTTCCTCAATCACCACCGTTGATTCTTCCGATCGGTACTTGTCGATTTCGAAATCGTCGTAGAACCGGAACCGGCGATCAACAGTCTCCCTGAAAACTCCATTCCTCAGATCAGGATACGAGCTACTACTACGCCTCAACGGTAAACCCCCGGTAACCGGTAACCTACTCAAGCTCTCGTAGATCTTGAGCCTATCAGCGTCGTACACGTCATCACCGACGGTTTCGCCTATCATAGCTCCTTGTCCTTGTTCTTCACCTATCAACGATCCGTCGTCGTTTCGTCTGGCGAGTACGCCGCAGATGATCGCGAAAAGTACAAGAACCACGTTGATCGAGTCCCATCCTCTCTTCACCGAAGCTGGCTGAAGAATCTGAGATGTGACGGAGAGAAAGGGAGGGACGACGAAGGTCGTAAACAGAAGAAATACAGCCGCTGAGAGGACTCCGATCATCGCAGGAACTAGCATCGTCGGAATCGGTGATCGCCGGCGAGTATAGGTTGTAGATTCAAATTGCGGCCAGATTAGCGGCGGTTGATCGCCGTTAATCTCCATAGTTTTGGATTGAGAGAGTGTGTGAGAGACTTGTCGATTCTATTACAAGACGATAATAATGAGTAACCGTATTTATAGTGCCTTTTTGTACAGTGTCGATATT contains these protein-coding regions:
- the LOC108839804 gene encoding uncharacterized protein LOC108839804, translated to MEINGDQPPLIWPQFESTTYTRRRSPIPTMLVPAMIGVLSAAVFLLFTTFVVPPFLSVTSQILQPASVKRGWDSINVVLVLFAIICGVLARRNDDGSLIGEEQGQGAMIGETVGDDVYDADRLKIYESLSRLPVTGGLPLRRSSSSYPDLRNGVFRETVDRRFRFYDDFEIDKYRSEESTVVIEEQFRSLSKTEIEESEAKEITVDKVVVTPSQQPPAPPPPNPPPLRRTHRSVRKTDTQERSKRSETSSDSTRFKRTLRPPPSPPPPPPPPPRTLQRRKSNAAKEIKMVFASLYNQGKRKKKQKRKERRESPVVVEMEPPQYQSSIPPPPPPPPPLRSPQSVFYGLFKKGAKSKKIHSIPAPPPPPPPRKIQTDPQTPPRSVKSSRPPRPAKQTNLNEESSYQLTQTTPPPPPPPPFRVPPLKFVVSGDFAMIRSNQSSRCSSPEREVIDLGWGLELTRSDAREESNVAVNSGGGFCPSPDVNAKADNFIARLRGEWRLDKVNSVKRRRSMSSV